A window from Vibrio cortegadensis encodes these proteins:
- the pfkA gene encoding 6-phosphofructokinase has product MIKKIGVLTSGGDAPGMNAAVRGVVRTALSVGIEVYGIYDGYLGLVEDRIEKLDRSSVSDVINRGGTFLGSARFPEFKNVEVREKGIENLKKHGIEALVVIGGDGSYMGAKKLTEMGYPCIGLPGTIDNDIAGTDYTIGYLTALNTVIDAIDRLRDTSSSHQRISIVEIMGRHCGDLTLTSAIAGGCEYIITPENGLDKEALIKSILAGIEKGKKHAIIALTELMMDANELAKEIETATGRETRATVLGHIQRGGRPTAFDRVLASRMGNFAVHLLMEGEGGRCVGIQKEELVHHDIIDAIENMKRPVRNDLFKVAEELF; this is encoded by the coding sequence ATGATTAAGAAGATCGGTGTTTTAACAAGTGGCGGCGACGCACCAGGTATGAATGCTGCAGTTCGTGGCGTAGTTCGTACTGCACTATCCGTTGGCATTGAAGTTTACGGTATTTATGATGGCTATTTAGGTCTTGTTGAAGACCGCATTGAGAAACTTGACCGTTCAAGTGTTTCTGATGTAATTAACCGTGGTGGTACTTTCTTAGGTTCTGCTCGCTTCCCTGAATTCAAAAATGTAGAAGTACGTGAAAAAGGCATCGAAAACCTTAAAAAACACGGTATCGAAGCACTTGTGGTTATTGGTGGTGACGGCTCTTACATGGGAGCGAAGAAACTAACTGAAATGGGTTATCCTTGTATCGGTCTTCCTGGCACTATCGATAATGATATCGCAGGTACGGATTACACTATCGGCTACCTAACGGCGTTGAACACTGTTATCGATGCGATTGACCGTCTACGTGATACATCTTCATCTCACCAACGTATCTCTATTGTTGAAATCATGGGTCGCCACTGTGGTGATTTGACTCTGACTTCAGCGATCGCTGGTGGTTGTGAATACATCATCACACCAGAAAATGGTTTAGACAAAGAAGCGTTGATCAAAAGCATTCTTGCGGGAATCGAAAAAGGTAAGAAGCACGCTATTATTGCCCTTACTGAATTGATGATGGACGCTAACGAACTAGCAAAAGAGATTGAAACGGCAACAGGTCGTGAAACTCGTGCAACGGTTCTTGGTCACATTCAACGTGGTGGTCGTCCAACGGCATTTGACCGTGTTCTTGCTTCTCGCATGGGTAACTTTGCGGTACATCTTCTTATGGAAGGTGAAGGTGGTCGTTGTGTTGGTATCCAAAAAGAAGAGTTGGTTCACCACGATATCATCGACGCTATTGAGAACATGAAGCGTCCAGTGCGTAATGACCTGTTCAAAGTTGCTGAAGAGTTGTTCTAA
- the fieF gene encoding CDF family cation-efflux transporter FieF (FieF, a metal efflux transporter, is a member of the CDF (cation diffusion facilitator) family of transporters.): MKQEYARLVTMAAWAATTIASLLLIVKMVAWWMTGSVSLLASVIDSLLDIAASVVNLIVVRYSLQPADKEHTFGHGKAESLAALAQAMFISGSACFLILNGVERFFRPHELNSPEYGIYVSFFAIIMTFGLVRFQKHVVQKTGSQAIAADSLHYQTDLYMNAAIMIALGLSWFGIGQADSVFAVGIGLYILYSAFQMANEAVQSLLDRQLPEEEIEQIKQASISIDGVLGVHQVRTRMSGPVRFIQLHLELGDEIVLIEAHRISDLVEAKLIHLFPEADVLIHQDPYSVVFGSEKEQKTQDW; the protein is encoded by the coding sequence ATGAAACAAGAATACGCACGTTTGGTTACTATGGCCGCTTGGGCTGCAACGACAATTGCTTCGCTATTATTGATTGTAAAAATGGTGGCGTGGTGGATGACAGGATCGGTAAGCTTATTGGCTTCAGTGATCGATTCGCTGCTTGATATTGCAGCCTCGGTCGTCAACTTAATTGTGGTTCGATACTCCCTTCAGCCAGCAGATAAAGAGCATACTTTTGGTCATGGTAAAGCCGAATCATTAGCGGCGCTGGCTCAAGCGATGTTTATTTCGGGTTCGGCTTGTTTCTTGATCCTCAACGGCGTAGAGCGTTTCTTTAGACCGCACGAACTGAATTCTCCAGAGTACGGTATTTATGTCAGTTTCTTTGCCATTATCATGACGTTTGGACTGGTTCGTTTTCAAAAACACGTGGTGCAGAAAACCGGTAGCCAAGCCATTGCTGCGGATTCTTTGCATTATCAAACTGACCTCTATATGAATGCGGCGATTATGATTGCGCTAGGATTAAGCTGGTTTGGTATTGGTCAGGCGGACTCAGTATTTGCTGTCGGTATTGGGCTTTATATTCTCTATAGTGCATTTCAAATGGCCAATGAAGCGGTGCAATCTCTACTGGATCGCCAATTACCAGAAGAGGAGATCGAACAGATAAAGCAGGCTTCTATTTCAATTGATGGGGTTTTAGGTGTACACCAAGTTCGCACACGTATGTCTGGCCCTGTTCGCTTTATTCAACTGCATTTAGAGCTTGGAGATGAGATCGTGCTTATTGAAGCGCATCGCATTTCTGATCTCGTTGAAGCAAAGCTAATACACCTTTTCCCAGAAGCTGATGTATTAATTCATCAAGACCCATATTCCGTGGTGTTTGGCAGTGAAAAAGAGCAGAAGACTCAAGATTGGTGA
- a CDS encoding CpxP family protein, with amino-acid sequence MKNAKKIILAAVVLPLTLGTASAFAFGGGKGHHKGPDGKCGGFDKGMMRQLDLTDEQRDQLKEMREAGRKEMKGKYAEKRAEMQAHHAKVQALVLADNFDEAAANDLAKEMVEQQSERRVQMMKKKHEMFSVLTAEQKAKVQELQQERMQECSAKMEKRMKNN; translated from the coding sequence ATGAAAAATGCAAAGAAAATAATTTTAGCCGCTGTTGTTCTTCCACTTACTCTTGGTACCGCAAGTGCATTCGCATTCGGTGGTGGTAAAGGTCACCATAAAGGTCCTGACGGTAAATGTGGTGGATTCGATAAAGGCATGATGCGCCAATTGGATTTAACGGATGAGCAGCGCGATCAACTAAAAGAGATGCGTGAAGCTGGGCGTAAAGAAATGAAAGGTAAGTACGCAGAGAAACGTGCTGAAATGCAAGCGCATCATGCGAAGGTTCAAGCTCTTGTGCTGGCGGATAACTTTGATGAAGCGGCGGCTAACGATCTTGCGAAAGAGATGGTTGAGCAACAATCTGAGCGTCGTGTACAAATGATGAAGAAAAAGCATGAGATGTTCAGCGTATTAACGGCTGAGCAAAAAGCAAAAGTGCAGGAGCTTCAGCAAGAGAGAATGCAAGAGTGTTCAGCTAAAATGGAAAAGCGCATGAAAAATAATTAA
- a CDS encoding response regulator → MAHILLIDDDTELTSLLKDILSFEGFTVSEANDGEAGLDAITDDIDLILLDVMMPKLNGMETLKRLRTQWETPVLMLTAKGEEIDRVIGLELGADDYLPKPFSDRELLARIKAILRRTQTAPNTKNSDGIEYQDIHVYPGKQEAYCKGELIDLTTTEFSLLAHFIQNPGTTLTKEALSLDVLGKRLAAFDRAIDMHVSNLRKKLPERADGKPRIKTLRGRGYLLVEEG, encoded by the coding sequence ATGGCACATATTCTTCTCATCGACGACGATACTGAACTCACCAGTCTACTAAAAGACATTTTGAGCTTTGAAGGTTTTACGGTCTCAGAAGCAAACGATGGTGAAGCAGGGCTTGACGCTATCACAGATGACATCGATTTAATTCTTCTTGATGTGATGATGCCAAAGCTTAATGGAATGGAGACTCTTAAGCGCCTGCGCACTCAGTGGGAAACTCCTGTACTCATGCTAACCGCTAAAGGGGAAGAGATCGACCGCGTGATAGGCTTAGAGCTTGGGGCGGATGATTACCTACCAAAACCATTTAGTGACCGCGAATTACTGGCGCGTATTAAAGCTATTTTACGCCGCACACAAACAGCACCAAATACCAAAAACAGTGATGGTATTGAGTATCAAGATATCCACGTTTACCCAGGAAAACAGGAAGCTTACTGTAAAGGTGAATTGATCGATTTAACCACCACCGAATTCTCATTATTGGCTCACTTCATTCAAAACCCGGGAACGACGTTAACCAAAGAGGCCTTAAGCTTAGATGTGCTAGGCAAACGTCTGGCCGCTTTTGATCGCGCTATTGATATGCATGTCTCTAATTTGCGCAAGAAACTCCCAGAGCGAGCGGATGGAAAACCTCGAATCAAAACATTGCGTGGACGCGGCTACTTGTTGGTGGAGGAAGGGTAA
- the cpxA gene encoding envelope stress sensor histidine kinase CpxA, which produces MRVPKITSLYGRIFAIFWLTMLLVLLAVLTLPHLDPRVARDVPPDHLSRLFSIQKNTEARFQNNDNLTSIIYSLEKSDHRSGKARFFITDLEGNILTIRKHKDFKFKAVQNFISSIDDNSQPKQKLYGRYMLAGPIPITLANQELQMFVGVKWDRPPPFLLRLFDKPFQLLFAVMIVSTPLLLWLAWALSQPARKLEKAAQRVAKGEFVADPELEKGTSEFRQAGASFNQMVLAVNQMMSGQQRLLSDISHELRSPLTRLRMANALATRKQGESSELERIDTEAQRLEQMIGELLALSRMQVDSHLAREIQPLSSLWEAILVDAQFEAEQMDKTLTYSAIPERHISGSPKLLMSAVENIIRNAICYGKTTVNVAMNVDKECLTICVEDDGNGVPEGELKEIFRPFYRVSTARDRHSGGTGLGLAITENAIRQHSGTIQASKSALGGLKVQIELPLQE; this is translated from the coding sequence ATGCGCGTACCTAAAATTACCAGCTTATACGGGCGCATCTTTGCCATTTTCTGGCTCACGATGTTACTCGTTCTTCTGGCCGTGTTAACCCTGCCCCATTTAGATCCTCGTGTGGCTCGCGATGTTCCCCCTGATCATTTAAGTCGCTTATTCTCCATCCAAAAGAATACCGAGGCTCGCTTTCAAAATAACGATAATCTCACCTCTATTATATACAGCTTAGAAAAGAGCGATCATCGTAGCGGTAAAGCACGCTTTTTCATCACCGATTTAGAAGGCAACATTCTCACGATCAGAAAGCATAAGGATTTTAAATTCAAAGCGGTGCAGAACTTTATCTCCAGCATTGATGACAATAGCCAACCGAAACAGAAACTGTATGGCCGATATATGCTAGCAGGCCCAATTCCTATTACTTTAGCGAATCAAGAACTGCAGATGTTTGTCGGGGTCAAGTGGGATCGGCCTCCACCGTTTCTATTGCGACTGTTTGATAAACCCTTTCAATTGTTGTTTGCCGTCATGATCGTCAGTACCCCACTCTTATTATGGTTAGCATGGGCATTAAGCCAGCCTGCTCGTAAATTAGAAAAAGCCGCCCAGCGAGTCGCCAAAGGTGAATTTGTGGCTGATCCTGAATTAGAAAAAGGGACGTCAGAATTTAGGCAAGCGGGCGCAAGCTTCAACCAGATGGTACTGGCGGTGAATCAAATGATGTCTGGGCAACAACGACTTCTGTCTGATATCTCCCACGAATTGCGTTCCCCACTTACGCGTTTGAGAATGGCTAACGCATTGGCGACACGTAAACAGGGGGAAAGCTCGGAGCTAGAACGAATCGATACGGAAGCACAGCGACTTGAGCAGATGATAGGTGAGCTATTAGCGCTATCTCGAATGCAAGTCGACAGCCACCTTGCTAGGGAGATCCAGCCACTTTCAAGCTTATGGGAAGCGATCCTTGTCGATGCTCAATTTGAAGCTGAACAGATGGATAAAACGTTAACTTACAGCGCCATTCCTGAAAGACACATCTCAGGTAGCCCTAAGCTATTAATGAGTGCGGTAGAGAACATTATCCGTAATGCCATTTGCTATGGGAAAACCACGGTTAATGTGGCGATGAATGTCGATAAAGAGTGTTTGACCATATGTGTTGAAGATGATGGAAACGGTGTGCCCGAAGGTGAACTCAAAGAGATTTTCCGACCGTTCTACCGCGTGTCAACCGCCAGAGATCGTCATTCAGGAGGAACCGGATTAGGTTTAGCAATTACTGAGAACGCGATCAGGCAACATAGTGGGACGATTCAAGCGAGCAAAAGCGCTCTCGGTGGATTAAAAGTCCAAATTGAACTTCCACTGCAAGAATAA
- the trmL gene encoding tRNA (uridine(34)/cytosine(34)/5-carboxymethylaminomethyluridine(34)-2'-O)-methyltransferase TrmL, with protein MFDIALYEPEIAPNTGNIIRLCANCGANLHLIEPLGFDLEEKKVRRAGLDYHDLARVKRHKSLEAFLEYLQNEREGDFRIFACTTKTTGHHVDASFQAGDVLMFGPETRGLPAEYIESLPMEQRIRIPMMPDSRSLNLSNAVAIIAFEAWRQMGFNGAV; from the coding sequence ATGTTTGATATCGCTCTTTACGAACCTGAAATCGCGCCAAATACTGGCAATATAATTCGTCTTTGTGCCAACTGCGGAGCAAACTTGCATTTAATCGAGCCGCTAGGATTTGATTTAGAAGAGAAGAAAGTTCGCCGTGCAGGGTTGGATTATCATGATCTCGCACGAGTAAAGCGTCATAAAAGCTTAGAAGCCTTTCTAGAGTATTTACAGAATGAGCGTGAAGGTGATTTCCGAATCTTTGCCTGTACAACGAAGACAACGGGTCATCACGTGGATGCCTCTTTCCAAGCGGGAGATGTGTTGATGTTTGGGCCAGAGACTCGCGGCCTACCTGCTGAATATATTGAAAGCTTACCAATGGAACAGCGAATTCGTATTCCAATGATGCCAGATAGCCGCAGTTTAAACCTGTCTAACGCCGTGGCTATTATTGCGTTTGAAGCTTGGCGACAAATGGGCTTTAACGGCGCGGTTTAA
- a CDS encoding FxsA family protein, with amino-acid sequence MFPILLLLFIFVPIIEIGLFIQVGGFLGLWPTIALVLITAFAGASLVRSQGIQTLMSVQGRLQQGEMPAQQILEGVMLAVAGVLLLTPGFMTDAFGMLVLLPAPRAMIAKQLMSKMVVNNMSGGFNAGSFGSGPMGGNANQSGHNPFEQDPFHRDPFNSQQRDDGNTFEGEFEKREDDEGKRLK; translated from the coding sequence GTGTTTCCGATTTTACTTTTACTATTTATATTTGTGCCAATCATTGAAATTGGCTTATTTATCCAAGTGGGTGGCTTCCTTGGTTTATGGCCAACTATCGCCTTGGTTTTGATCACTGCATTTGCGGGCGCTTCTCTGGTTCGTAGCCAAGGTATTCAAACCCTGATGTCGGTTCAAGGCCGTTTGCAGCAAGGTGAAATGCCAGCTCAACAGATTCTTGAAGGTGTCATGCTTGCCGTAGCAGGTGTGTTGCTCTTAACGCCAGGCTTTATGACGGATGCATTTGGTATGTTGGTATTACTGCCTGCGCCACGAGCTATGATTGCAAAACAGCTAATGAGCAAAATGGTGGTGAATAACATGTCGGGTGGATTTAACGCCGGTTCATTTGGCTCAGGCCCGATGGGAGGAAATGCAAATCAAAGTGGGCATAACCCATTTGAGCAAGACCCTTTTCATCGCGACCCGTTTAATTCACAGCAAAGAGATGATGGTAATACCTTCGAAGGTGAGTTTGAAAAAAGAGAAGACGATGAAGGCAAACGCTTGAAATAG
- the aspA gene encoding aspartate ammonia-lyase, whose translation MATLSEKNCTANQATRLEEDLLGQRHVPADAYYGIHTLRAVENFNISNVTISDVPEFVRGMVMTKKAATLANKELGVIPSDVAKFIIQACDLILETGKCMDQFPSDVFQGGAGTSVNMNTNEVIANVALELMGKEKGEYDFVNPNDHVNKSQSTNCAYPTGFRIAVYNSVTKLTEAIGYLKGAFELKSQEFDTILKMGRTQLQDAVPMTVGQEFHAWAVTLNEEIKNLDYTSKLILEVNLGATAIGTGLNAAPGYQELAVKHLAAVTGLECVPAEDLIEATSDCGAYVMIHGALKRLAVKLSKICNDLRLLSSGPRAGLNELNLPELQAGSSIMPAKVNPVVPEVVNQVCFKVLGNDNTVSFAAEGGQLQLNVMEPVIAQSMFESLDILTNACVNLRDKCVDGITVNKEICEAHVFNSIGIVTYLNPYIGHHEGDIVGKICAETGKSVRDVVLERGLLTEEELDDIFSVENLMRPQYKGKRYE comes from the coding sequence ATGGCTACCCTATCTGAAAAAAATTGCACTGCAAATCAAGCAACTCGTCTAGAAGAAGACCTTCTTGGTCAACGTCATGTTCCTGCTGATGCTTACTACGGCATCCATACTCTACGTGCAGTGGAAAACTTCAATATCTCTAATGTGACTATTTCAGATGTACCTGAATTTGTTCGTGGCATGGTCATGACAAAGAAAGCCGCTACATTAGCAAACAAAGAGTTAGGTGTTATCCCAAGTGACGTAGCAAAATTCATCATCCAAGCTTGTGACCTGATTCTTGAAACAGGCAAATGTATGGATCAATTCCCATCGGATGTTTTCCAAGGTGGTGCTGGTACTTCTGTAAACATGAATACCAACGAAGTTATCGCTAACGTTGCTCTAGAGCTTATGGGTAAAGAGAAAGGCGAATACGATTTCGTTAACCCTAACGATCATGTGAACAAGAGCCAATCGACTAACTGTGCTTACCCAACGGGCTTCCGTATTGCGGTATACAACAGCGTAACTAAGCTAACTGAAGCGATTGGCTACCTAAAAGGTGCTTTCGAACTTAAGAGCCAAGAATTTGATACCATTCTAAAAATGGGTCGTACACAGCTGCAAGACGCCGTTCCAATGACAGTTGGCCAAGAGTTCCATGCTTGGGCTGTCACGTTAAATGAAGAAATTAAAAACCTAGATTACACATCTAAACTGATTCTAGAAGTGAACTTAGGTGCGACAGCGATTGGTACTGGTCTTAACGCCGCTCCTGGTTACCAAGAGTTAGCAGTAAAACACTTAGCAGCAGTGACTGGTCTTGAGTGCGTACCAGCAGAAGACTTGATCGAAGCAACGTCTGACTGTGGTGCTTACGTGATGATCCACGGTGCACTAAAACGCCTAGCCGTTAAACTGTCTAAAATCTGTAACGACTTACGTCTTCTTTCTTCTGGCCCTCGCGCTGGTCTGAATGAACTGAACCTTCCTGAACTTCAAGCGGGCTCTTCTATCATGCCTGCAAAAGTTAACCCTGTAGTACCTGAAGTAGTAAACCAAGTTTGCTTTAAAGTTCTAGGTAATGACAACACGGTTTCTTTTGCTGCTGAAGGCGGTCAACTTCAATTGAACGTAATGGAGCCAGTTATCGCGCAAAGCATGTTTGAATCTTTAGACATTCTAACTAACGCTTGTGTGAACCTACGTGACAAGTGTGTAGACGGCATTACGGTAAACAAAGAAATTTGTGAAGCGCACGTGTTCAACTCTATCGGTATCGTGACTTACCTAAACCCATACATTGGCCACCATGAAGGTGACATTGTTGGTAAGATTTGTGCTGAAACCGGTAAGAGCGTTCGTGATGTTGTTCTAGAGCGTGGCTTACTGACTGAAGAAGAGTTAGATGACATCTTCTCTGTCGAGAACCTTATGCGTCCGCAGTACAAAGGCAAACGCTACGAATAA
- a CDS encoding anaerobic C4-dicarboxylate transporter family protein, whose translation MFLLELIVVLGCILIGARIGGIGLGVMGGVGLAVLSFIFGIQPTSPPINVMLMIMAVVAAAAAMQASGGLDYMIKIASGILRKNPRHITFIAPLVTYFFTMMAGTGHVAYSVLPVIAEVSRRSGIRPARPLGMAVIASQFAIVASPIAAAVVALVAFLEPQGITLGNVLSVTIPSTFLGLACACVIVNKLGKELKDDPEFQRRMQDPEFRKEMEQEEAVEDIIITPQAKKSVGMFLFGALTVVIMGAFPSLRPQFDGSPMGMAHTIEIVMLTVAALIILICKPDGNAISQGSVFHAGMRAIVAIFGIAWLGDTFIGGHAAMVKEAVSGLVEVAPWTFAFALFALSVMVNSQGATTAVLVPVAIALGLPPTIIIATFVAVNGYFFIPNYGPIIASIDFDRTGTTNIGKYIFNHSFMIPGLLSMVFSIIFGLILSNIMI comes from the coding sequence ATGTTTTTACTTGAGCTAATCGTCGTATTGGGATGTATCCTGATCGGTGCTCGTATCGGGGGGATCGGCCTCGGCGTTATGGGCGGTGTCGGTCTTGCGGTATTAAGTTTTATTTTCGGCATCCAACCAACAAGCCCACCAATTAACGTAATGTTAATGATCATGGCGGTGGTTGCAGCGGCAGCAGCAATGCAAGCGTCTGGTGGTTTGGATTACATGATCAAGATTGCATCTGGCATTCTGCGTAAAAACCCTCGTCACATCACTTTCATCGCACCTTTAGTGACTTACTTTTTCACAATGATGGCAGGTACTGGCCACGTTGCTTACTCTGTTCTACCTGTTATTGCAGAAGTGAGCCGTCGTAGTGGTATTCGCCCTGCACGCCCACTGGGTATGGCTGTTATCGCATCACAATTTGCGATTGTTGCAAGCCCAATTGCAGCCGCTGTTGTCGCTTTGGTTGCCTTCCTAGAACCACAAGGCATCACGCTAGGTAACGTGCTTTCTGTGACGATCCCAAGTACTTTCCTTGGCCTTGCTTGTGCTTGTGTCATTGTTAACAAGCTTGGTAAAGAGCTAAAAGACGATCCTGAATTCCAACGCCGCATGCAAGATCCTGAGTTCCGTAAAGAGATGGAACAAGAGGAAGCGGTTGAAGATATCATCATCACACCACAAGCGAAAAAATCAGTAGGCATGTTCCTATTTGGTGCGCTAACGGTAGTTATCATGGGTGCTTTCCCATCACTTCGCCCTCAATTTGATGGCTCTCCTATGGGTATGGCGCACACCATTGAAATCGTAATGCTAACGGTTGCTGCTCTTATCATCTTGATCTGTAAACCAGACGGCAATGCGATTAGCCAAGGCTCCGTGTTCCATGCTGGTATGCGTGCGATTGTGGCTATCTTCGGTATTGCTTGGTTAGGCGATACTTTCATTGGCGGCCATGCTGCAATGGTAAAAGAAGCAGTATCTGGTTTAGTTGAAGTGGCACCATGGACATTTGCATTCGCACTATTTGCTTTATCGGTAATGGTAAACAGCCAAGGTGCAACAACTGCGGTTCTTGTCCCTGTCGCGATAGCTCTAGGTCTTCCACCAACAATCATCATTGCAACCTTCGTTGCGGTTAACGGTTACTTCTTTATTCCAAACTACGGTCCTATCATCGCATCGATTGACTTTGACCGAACTGGTACCACGAATATTGGTAAGTACATCTTCAACCACAGCTTTATGATCCCAGGCTTACTCAGCATGGTATTTAGCATCATATTTGGTCTGATCCTATCGAACATCATGATCTAA
- a CDS encoding YfcC family protein has translation MTTETVQKEEKGGFFANFKFPSAYTILFLLIATVALLTWIVPAGQYDRAMNEDLGREVPITGTYKATDGNPQGVVDVLMAPIDGFYDHNSYEAAAIDVSLFILVIGGFLGLVTKTGAIDAGIERVTARLEGREELMIPILMALFAAGGTVYGMAEESLPFYTLLVPVMMAARFDPLVAAATVLLGAGIGTLGSTINPFATVIAANAAGIPFTDGIVLRVLMLVIGWVICVGYVMRYAKMVRADQTKSIVYDKYEENKAHFLGNQTGELLDFTTTRKIILTIFAASFGVMIYGVSVAGWWMAEISAMFLGSTILIGLIARMSEEEFTTSFIDGARDLLGVALIIGIARGIVVVMDRGMITDTILFAAENAVTGLSSIVFINVMFLLEILLSFLVPSSSGLAVLTMPIMAPLADFAGVGRELVVTAYQSASGLVNLMTPTSAVVMGGLAIARVPYVRWVKWVAPLLAILLVVIMVTLSIGAIM, from the coding sequence ATGACTACCGAAACTGTTCAAAAGGAAGAAAAAGGCGGCTTTTTTGCTAACTTTAAATTCCCTTCTGCTTACACTATTTTATTCCTACTGATTGCAACTGTTGCACTTCTAACTTGGATCGTTCCAGCAGGTCAATACGACCGAGCTATGAACGAAGACCTAGGCCGTGAAGTGCCAATTACTGGTACCTATAAAGCGACTGACGGTAACCCGCAAGGCGTTGTTGATGTACTAATGGCTCCAATCGATGGTTTCTACGATCACAACAGCTATGAAGCGGCTGCGATTGATGTATCACTTTTCATTCTAGTTATCGGTGGCTTCCTTGGCCTAGTAACTAAAACAGGTGCTATCGATGCAGGTATCGAACGTGTAACCGCTCGTCTTGAGGGGCGAGAAGAGTTAATGATTCCGATACTCATGGCGCTCTTTGCTGCTGGTGGTACGGTTTATGGTATGGCGGAAGAGTCTCTACCATTCTACACGCTACTTGTTCCAGTAATGATGGCCGCTCGCTTTGACCCATTAGTGGCAGCAGCAACGGTTCTACTAGGTGCTGGTATCGGTACTCTAGGTTCAACGATTAACCCGTTCGCTACTGTTATCGCAGCAAACGCAGCAGGCATCCCGTTCACTGACGGTATCGTGCTACGTGTTCTTATGCTTGTTATCGGTTGGGTTATCTGTGTTGGTTACGTTATGCGCTATGCAAAAATGGTGCGTGCAGACCAAACTAAATCAATCGTTTACGACAAATACGAAGAAAACAAAGCGCACTTCCTTGGAAACCAAACTGGTGAGCTTCTTGATTTCACAACCACTCGTAAAATCATTCTAACTATCTTCGCAGCTTCATTCGGTGTAATGATTTACGGTGTATCGGTTGCTGGCTGGTGGATGGCAGAAATCTCTGCAATGTTCCTAGGTTCAACTATCCTTATCGGCCTTATCGCTCGCATGAGTGAAGAAGAGTTCACCACTAGCTTCATTGATGGTGCTCGTGACCTATTAGGTGTTGCGCTAATCATCGGTATCGCACGTGGTATCGTGGTAGTAATGGACCGCGGTATGATCACTGATACTATCCTGTTCGCTGCAGAAAACGCAGTAACTGGCTTGTCATCTATCGTGTTCATCAACGTGATGTTCCTACTAGAAATTCTATTATCATTCCTAGTTCCTTCATCTTCAGGTCTAGCGGTACTAACAATGCCTATCATGGCACCTCTAGCTGACTTTGCTGGCGTAGGACGTGAACTCGTTGTAACGGCTTACCAATCTGCATCTGGTCTAGTGAACTTAATGACACCAACGTCTGCAGTGGTTATGGGTGGTCTTGCTATCGCTCGTGTACCATACGTTCGCTGGGTTAAATGGGTCGCTCCGCTACTTGCAATCCTATTGGTTGTAATCATGGTTACGCTAAGTATCGGCGCTATCATGTAA